Proteins co-encoded in one Streptomyces sp. NBC_01283 genomic window:
- the leuA gene encoding 2-isopropylmalate synthase, with amino-acid sequence MAIKPNLQRATSMPVHKYGQYDQVDIPDRTWPDNRITVAPRWLSTDLRDGNQALIDPMSPARKREMFDLLVRMGYKEIEVGFPSSGQTDFDFVRSIIEDGAIPDDVTISVLTQAREELIARTVESLVGARRATVHLYNATAPVWREVVFRGSKDAVKQIAVDGTRLVMEYAEKLLGPETVFGYQYSPEIFTDTELDFALEVCEAVCDVWQPAEGREIILNLPATVERSTPSTHADRFEWMSRNLSRREHVCLSVHPHNDRGTAVAAAELAIMAGADRIEGCLFGQGERTGNVDLVTLGMNLFSQGVDPQIDFSDIDEIRRTAEYCNQMEVHPRHPYAGDLVYTAFSGSHQDAIKKGFEAMGVRAEQQGKTVDEIEWAVPYLPIDPKDVGRSYEAVIRVNSQSGKGGIAYVLQSDHNLDLPRRMQVEFSKIIQTKTDTDGGEVTPDAIWGIFQDEYLPNPENPWGRIQVKNGQTTTDKDGTDTLTVEATVDGADTVLTGTGNGPISAFFNALQGIGIDVRLLDYQEHTMSEGASAQAASYIECAIGDKVLWGIGIDANTTRASLKAAVSAVNRAAR; translated from the coding sequence ATGGCCATCAAGCCGAATCTGCAGCGCGCCACGTCCATGCCGGTCCACAAGTACGGCCAGTACGACCAGGTCGACATCCCCGACCGCACGTGGCCGGACAACCGCATCACGGTCGCTCCCCGCTGGCTCTCCACGGACCTGCGTGACGGCAACCAGGCGCTGATCGACCCGATGTCCCCGGCGCGCAAGCGCGAGATGTTCGACCTGCTGGTCCGCATGGGCTACAAGGAGATCGAGGTCGGCTTCCCCTCCTCGGGCCAGACCGACTTCGACTTCGTACGGTCGATCATCGAGGATGGCGCGATCCCGGACGACGTGACGATCTCCGTCCTGACCCAGGCCCGCGAGGAACTCATCGCCCGCACGGTCGAGTCGCTGGTCGGCGCCAGGCGCGCCACCGTCCACCTGTACAACGCGACCGCCCCCGTCTGGCGCGAGGTCGTCTTCCGCGGCTCGAAGGACGCGGTCAAGCAGATCGCCGTCGACGGCACGCGCCTGGTCATGGAGTACGCCGAGAAGCTGCTGGGCCCCGAGACCGTCTTCGGCTACCAGTACAGCCCCGAGATCTTCACGGACACCGAGCTGGACTTCGCCCTGGAGGTCTGCGAGGCCGTCTGCGACGTGTGGCAGCCCGCCGAGGGCCGCGAGATCATCCTCAACCTGCCCGCCACCGTGGAGCGTTCGACGCCCTCCACCCACGCGGACCGCTTCGAGTGGATGTCCCGGAACCTGTCGCGCCGCGAGCACGTCTGCCTGTCGGTCCACCCGCACAACGACCGCGGCACCGCCGTCGCCGCCGCCGAACTGGCCATCATGGCCGGCGCCGACCGCATCGAGGGCTGCCTGTTCGGACAGGGCGAGCGCACCGGCAACGTCGACCTGGTCACCCTGGGCATGAACCTGTTCTCGCAGGGCGTCGACCCGCAGATCGACTTCTCCGACATCGACGAGATCCGCCGCACCGCCGAGTACTGCAACCAGATGGAGGTCCACCCGCGCCACCCGTACGCCGGTGACCTCGTCTACACCGCCTTCTCCGGCTCCCACCAGGACGCCATCAAGAAGGGCTTCGAGGCGATGGGTGTCCGGGCCGAGCAGCAGGGCAAGACGGTCGACGAGATCGAGTGGGCCGTCCCGTACCTGCCGATCGACCCGAAGGACGTCGGCCGTTCGTACGAGGCCGTGATCCGCGTCAACTCGCAGTCCGGCAAGGGCGGCATCGCCTACGTCCTGCAGAGCGACCACAACCTGGACCTGCCGCGCCGCATGCAGGTCGAGTTCTCGAAGATCATCCAGACGAAGACCGACACCGACGGCGGCGAGGTCACGCCGGACGCGATCTGGGGCATCTTCCAGGACGAGTACCTGCCCAACCCCGAGAACCCGTGGGGACGCATCCAGGTCAAGAACGGCCAGACCACCACCGACAAGGACGGCACGGACACGCTGACCGTCGAGGCGACGGTCGACGGCGCCGACACGGTCCTGACCGGCACCGGCAACGGCCCGATCTCGGCCTTCTTCAACGCCCTGCAGGGCATCGGCATCGACGTACGCCTCCTGGACTACCAGGAGCACACGATGAGCGAGGGAGCCTCCGCGCAGGCCGCCTCGTACATCGAGTGCGCGATCGGCGACAAGGTTCTGTGGGGCATCGGCATCGACGCGAACACGACACGTGCCTCGCTGAAGGCCGCGGTTTCCGCGGTGAACCGCGCGGCCCGCTGA
- a CDS encoding M4 family metallopeptidase translates to MTANPGFEPVFCSIIPPHVLDTLAQSDDAALAGPARRTLERDSIERTHRRLTTVIGAPSVSLPKEAAENKPHRTIYDARHKTDLPGRKVRGEGEKPGKDATVNRAYAGLGATFELYLKTYQRNSIDGSGLPLNATVHYSEEYNNAFWNGEQMVFGDGDGEIFLDFTIPVDVIGHELTHGVTQYTANLTYFGQPGALNESLSDVFGSLIKQYTLGQSASEADWLIGAGLLAPRVTGKALRSMKEPGTAYDDDVLGKDPQPADMDHYVRTGRDNGGVHINSGIPNRAFYLVADALGGNAWERAGQIWYAVLTGGELAQDASFTDFAKLTVAAARAKYGDGDEHKAVIDAWSTVKVPATD, encoded by the coding sequence ATGACCGCCAATCCAGGCTTCGAGCCTGTCTTCTGCAGCATCATTCCGCCTCACGTGCTCGACACTCTGGCCCAGAGTGACGACGCCGCGCTCGCGGGCCCCGCCCGCCGCACCCTGGAACGGGACTCCATCGAGCGCACCCACCGCCGTCTGACCACGGTCATCGGCGCCCCGTCCGTCTCGCTGCCCAAGGAAGCGGCGGAGAACAAACCGCACCGCACGATCTACGACGCGCGGCACAAGACCGACCTGCCGGGCCGCAAGGTCCGCGGTGAGGGCGAGAAGCCCGGCAAGGACGCGACCGTCAACCGCGCGTACGCGGGTCTCGGCGCGACCTTCGAGCTGTACCTGAAGACGTACCAGCGCAACTCCATCGACGGCAGCGGACTGCCGCTGAACGCGACCGTGCACTACTCCGAGGAGTACAACAACGCGTTCTGGAACGGCGAGCAGATGGTGTTCGGCGACGGTGACGGCGAGATCTTCCTCGACTTCACCATCCCCGTGGACGTCATCGGCCACGAGCTGACGCACGGCGTCACGCAGTACACGGCGAACCTCACGTACTTCGGCCAGCCGGGCGCCCTGAACGAGTCCCTTTCGGACGTCTTCGGCTCGCTGATCAAGCAGTACACGCTCGGCCAGAGCGCCTCCGAGGCCGACTGGCTGATCGGCGCCGGGCTGCTCGCCCCGCGCGTCACGGGCAAGGCGCTGCGCTCCATGAAGGAGCCGGGCACGGCCTACGACGACGACGTGCTGGGCAAGGACCCGCAGCCCGCCGACATGGACCACTACGTCCGCACGGGCCGCGACAACGGCGGCGTGCACATCAACTCCGGCATCCCCAACCGCGCCTTCTACCTGGTCGCCGACGCCCTCGGCGGCAACGCGTGGGAGCGGGCGGGGCAGATCTGGTACGCCGTCCTGACCGGCGGCGAGCTGGCGCAGGACGCGTCGTTCACGGACTTCGCGAAGCTGACGGTGGCCGCGGCGCGCGCGAAGTACGGCGACGGCGACGAGCACAAGGCCGTCATCGACGCGTGGTCCACGGTCAAGGTCCCCGCCACCGACTGA
- a CDS encoding response regulator codes for MTIRVLLADDQTLVRAAFAMLVESAPDMEVVGQAGTGRSAVDLARSERADLIVMDIRMPDLDGIEATRLLAQDEDLAGVKVLMLTTYDTDEHVVDALRAGASGFLVKDTKPGELLEAIRTVAAGESLLSPGPTSRLIARALRAPAEVSLPEVLSGQLSERECQVLALVARGLNNTEIAESLGLSPLTAKTHVSRIMGKLGARDRAQLVIVAYESGLVRPGVTGTG; via the coding sequence ATGACGATCCGTGTACTGCTTGCCGATGATCAGACGCTGGTGCGGGCGGCGTTCGCGATGCTGGTCGAGTCCGCACCGGACATGGAGGTGGTGGGACAGGCGGGCACGGGGCGGTCGGCGGTCGACCTCGCCCGGTCGGAGCGTGCCGATCTCATCGTCATGGACATCCGGATGCCCGACCTCGACGGGATCGAGGCGACGCGGCTCCTCGCCCAGGACGAGGACCTGGCCGGCGTGAAGGTGCTGATGCTGACGACCTACGACACGGACGAGCACGTCGTCGACGCGCTGCGGGCCGGGGCGTCCGGCTTCCTGGTCAAGGACACGAAGCCGGGGGAGCTCCTGGAGGCGATCCGTACGGTGGCGGCGGGGGAGTCGCTCCTTTCACCGGGCCCGACGTCCCGGCTGATCGCACGGGCCCTGCGGGCACCGGCCGAGGTGTCCCTGCCGGAGGTGCTCTCCGGGCAGCTGAGCGAGCGGGAGTGCCAGGTGCTCGCCCTGGTGGCGCGCGGCCTGAACAACACGGAGATCGCGGAGTCGCTGGGGCTGAGCCCGCTGACCGCGAAGACACATGTCAGCCGGATCATGGGCAAGCTGGGGGCGAGGGACCGGGCGCAGCTGGTGATCGTGGCGTACGAGTCGGGGCTGGTGCGGCCGGGAGTGACGGGGACGGGCTGA
- a CDS encoding dihydrodipicolinate synthase family protein, giving the protein MTARPSPATAPPRMRFSPSESPLTGVVPPVCTPLTPDREVDTASLVRLVDHLVAGGVDGLFVLGSSSEAAYLTDSQRRLVVDTVAGHVGGQLPVLAGAIDMATPRVLDHVRSVTDAGADGVVVTAPFYTRTHPVEVARHFRLVAAGSPVPVFAYDLPVGVHTKLAAELVLELAADGVLAGLKDSSGDEGNFREVVLGARGRADLSGFSVLTGSETTVDTALAMGADGVVPGLGNVDPEGYARLYRSCREGDWVRARAEQERLCGLFGMVRVGDAGRMGGSSSALGAFKAALHLRGVIACAATAEPQVPLSSGEVERVGKFLAGAGLL; this is encoded by the coding sequence ATGACCGCCCGCCCGTCGCCCGCCACCGCTCCTCCAAGGATGCGCTTCTCGCCTTCTGAATCCCCGCTCACCGGTGTCGTACCGCCCGTCTGCACCCCTCTGACACCGGACCGCGAGGTGGATACAGCGTCGCTCGTCAGGCTGGTCGACCACTTGGTGGCGGGCGGGGTCGACGGCCTGTTCGTCCTCGGCTCGTCGTCGGAGGCGGCGTACCTGACGGACAGCCAGCGCAGGCTGGTGGTCGACACGGTGGCCGGACACGTCGGGGGCCAACTCCCCGTCCTGGCAGGGGCGATCGACATGGCCACGCCACGGGTCCTCGACCACGTCCGCTCGGTGACGGACGCGGGGGCCGACGGAGTGGTGGTGACGGCCCCCTTCTACACGCGCACCCACCCGGTGGAGGTGGCACGCCACTTCCGGCTGGTCGCGGCGGGGTCACCGGTACCGGTCTTCGCGTATGACCTCCCGGTGGGCGTCCACACGAAACTGGCCGCGGAGCTCGTCCTTGAACTGGCGGCGGACGGCGTGCTCGCCGGTCTCAAGGACTCCAGCGGGGACGAGGGGAACTTCCGTGAGGTGGTGCTCGGGGCGCGGGGGCGGGCGGACCTCTCGGGCTTCAGCGTGCTGACGGGTTCGGAGACGACGGTGGACACGGCGCTCGCGATGGGCGCGGACGGGGTGGTGCCGGGCCTGGGGAACGTGGACCCGGAGGGGTACGCGCGGCTGTACCGCTCCTGCCGGGAGGGTGACTGGGTGCGGGCACGGGCCGAACAGGAGCGGCTGTGCGGCCTGTTCGGGATGGTGCGGGTCGGGGATGCCGGGCGGATGGGCGGCAGCTCGTCCGCGCTCGGCGCGTTCAAGGCGGCGCTGCATCTGCGAGGTGTGATCGCGTGTGCGGCCACCGCTGAGCCGCAGGTGCCGCTCTCCTCCGGAGAGGTTGAGCGGGTGGGGAAGTTCTTGGCCGGGGCCGGGTTGTTGTAG
- a CDS encoding oligopeptide/dipeptide ABC transporter ATP-binding protein encodes MTGTATETAAATGTADDLITLSDAHVVHRARSGGLFSRDRVYALTGADLTIAPGETVGVVGESGCGKSTLAKVLVGVQRPTAGTVSFRGSDLWTMPPAERRAAIGGHTAMIFQDPSTALNRRLTVRQILRDPLDVHKVGTSAQRDVRVRELMSLVGLPKVLADGLPGQLSGGQRQRVAIARALALEPDLVVADEPTSALDVSVRAQILNLLLDLKERLGLALVFVSHDIQTVRRMSDRVITMYLGRIVEESPAQEILDRARHPYTRALFSATPGLLDPIDPIPLVGPVPSATRPPSGCPFRTRCWKADDVCAATMPDFASTEGSGHRYRCHHPVRDGQSTHELVIQSAATDASPRENP; translated from the coding sequence GTGACAGGGACAGCGACAGAAACAGCGGCAGCGACAGGGACAGCAGACGACCTGATCACCCTCTCCGACGCGCACGTCGTGCACCGGGCGCGCTCGGGCGGGCTGTTCTCGCGCGACCGCGTGTACGCCCTGACCGGCGCCGATCTGACCATCGCGCCCGGCGAGACGGTGGGCGTCGTGGGCGAGTCGGGGTGCGGCAAGTCGACGCTCGCGAAGGTGCTCGTGGGAGTGCAGCGGCCCACGGCGGGCACGGTGTCCTTCCGGGGAAGCGACCTGTGGACGATGCCGCCCGCCGAGCGGCGGGCCGCGATCGGCGGGCACACCGCCATGATCTTCCAGGATCCTTCGACGGCACTGAACCGCAGGCTGACGGTGCGCCAGATCCTGCGGGACCCACTGGACGTGCACAAGGTGGGCACGTCCGCTCAACGCGACGTACGCGTGCGTGAGTTGATGTCCCTCGTCGGGCTGCCCAAGGTCCTCGCGGACGGGCTGCCGGGGCAGCTGTCGGGCGGGCAGCGGCAGCGCGTGGCGATCGCGCGCGCACTGGCGCTGGAACCGGATCTCGTGGTGGCGGACGAGCCGACGAGCGCCCTCGACGTCTCGGTGCGCGCGCAGATCCTCAACCTCCTCCTCGACCTGAAGGAGCGGCTCGGTCTGGCCCTGGTCTTCGTGTCGCACGACATCCAGACGGTGCGAAGGATGAGCGACCGGGTCATCACCATGTATCTGGGCAGGATCGTGGAGGAGTCACCGGCCCAGGAGATCCTGGACCGGGCACGGCACCCGTACACCCGGGCGCTCTTCTCGGCGACGCCCGGCCTCCTCGACCCCATCGACCCGATCCCGCTCGTCGGCCCGGTCCCGTCGGCCACCCGGCCGCCGAGCGGCTGCCCGTTCCGTACGCGGTGCTGGAAGGCGGACGACGTTTGCGCCGCCACCATGCCGGACTTCGCGTCGACGGAGGGGTCCGGGCACCGCTACCGCTGCCACCACCCCGTGCGGGACGGCCAGTCCACGCACGAGCTAGTGATCCAGTCCGCCGCCACGGACGCGAGCCCCAGGGAGAATCCATGA
- a CDS encoding TerB family tellurite resistance protein has product MLPDRGRNGRDSRIFAMPVSRGRVLRRRVIGVHTAWTTVGDGEFFCPGCGGDRNFQRRTGRRRFVLLGVPVLPRGTTGPIVECAACGDHFGTDVLGHPTTTRLSAMVRDAVHTVVLAILAAGGTSSRSTLDAAVGALRGAGFDDCREEQLVALVDALAADTGRATVPDCGPGLAIELHEALGPLAPHLAPAGREALLLQGARIALADGPYTPAEREVLATVGGALTIGADEVTRLMVAARTTHF; this is encoded by the coding sequence GTGCTGCCAGATCGGGGACGAAACGGCCGGGACTCCCGCATCTTCGCCATGCCCGTTTCACGCGGGCGGGTCCTGCGCCGGCGCGTGATCGGCGTGCATACGGCCTGGACCACCGTCGGGGACGGCGAGTTCTTCTGCCCCGGCTGCGGCGGTGACCGCAACTTCCAGCGCCGCACCGGCCGTCGCCGCTTCGTCCTGCTCGGTGTCCCGGTCCTGCCGCGCGGCACCACGGGGCCCATCGTCGAGTGCGCCGCCTGCGGCGACCACTTCGGAACGGACGTTCTCGGCCATCCCACGACCACCCGGCTCTCGGCCATGGTCCGCGACGCCGTGCACACCGTCGTCCTCGCGATCCTCGCCGCGGGCGGCACCTCGTCGCGCTCCACGCTCGACGCGGCCGTCGGCGCGCTGCGCGGCGCCGGATTCGACGACTGCCGCGAGGAACAACTCGTCGCGCTCGTCGACGCGCTCGCCGCCGACACCGGCCGCGCGACCGTCCCGGACTGCGGGCCCGGACTGGCCATAGAACTCCACGAGGCGCTCGGCCCGTTGGCCCCGCACCTCGCCCCGGCCGGACGTGAGGCGCTGCTGCTCCAGGGCGCCCGGATCGCACTCGCCGACGGCCCGTACACCCCCGCCGAACGCGAAGTCCTCGCCACGGTCGGCGGCGCGCTGACCATCGGCGCCGACGAGGTCACGCGGCTGATGGTGGCGGCCAGGACGACCCACTTCTGA
- a CDS encoding sensor histidine kinase, whose amino-acid sequence MPRVHERSSAPRGLLALTGAVPGSRRALRDDALFAAGLAVLSGLLAAFVDDGRRPDLLGWTLLLCAHVPLAWRRGHPLLVLLAVVACVAPYHAVDYTHMAAVPVGMVALYTVAVSGRPRRALITGLLVVGITLTVNASVAPHQVAEVLRISGWIVSVLLLGVYVRIHRQYVTSVLERAERAERTREEEARRRVAEERLRVARDLHDLLAHSITLVGVQTSVAAHVLAADPERLDRAAVAKALDDIADTCRSARGELRATLHVLRAGTADEPRGPLPGLDGLADLAEAARTSGAEVELAVREAQAPPAVGAAAYRIVQEALTNAVRHGGPGLTVQVRIHTSDAALRVTVTDDGTAAVAPSRTPGFGLVGMRERARSVGGTLEAGPREGGGFTVSAVLPLASVGSAGSAGGGLQ is encoded by the coding sequence ATACCGCGGGTTCACGAGAGGTCGTCCGCGCCGCGTGGCCTGCTCGCCTTGACGGGAGCCGTGCCCGGCAGCCGGCGCGCCCTGCGCGACGACGCGCTGTTCGCCGCGGGGCTCGCGGTGCTGTCCGGCCTCCTCGCCGCATTCGTCGACGACGGCCGCAGGCCCGACCTCCTCGGGTGGACGCTGCTGCTCTGCGCGCACGTGCCGCTGGCGTGGCGACGCGGCCACCCCCTGCTCGTGCTCCTCGCGGTGGTCGCCTGCGTCGCCCCGTACCACGCCGTGGACTACACGCACATGGCCGCCGTCCCGGTCGGCATGGTCGCGCTCTACACCGTCGCCGTGTCCGGCCGCCCGCGCCGTGCCCTGATCACCGGCCTCCTCGTCGTCGGCATCACGCTGACCGTCAACGCGAGCGTCGCCCCGCACCAGGTGGCCGAGGTCCTCAGGATCTCCGGCTGGATCGTCTCCGTGCTGCTGCTCGGCGTCTATGTCCGCATCCACCGCCAGTACGTCACCTCCGTACTGGAACGTGCCGAGCGGGCGGAGCGTACGCGCGAGGAGGAGGCGCGGCGGCGGGTCGCCGAGGAGAGGCTGCGGGTCGCCCGCGATCTGCACGACCTGCTCGCGCACAGCATCACCCTGGTCGGCGTCCAGACCTCCGTGGCGGCGCATGTCCTGGCCGCCGACCCGGAGCGCCTCGACCGGGCGGCGGTGGCCAAGGCCCTCGACGACATCGCCGACACCTGCCGCTCCGCGCGGGGCGAACTCCGGGCCACGCTGCACGTGTTGCGGGCGGGCACCGCCGATGAGCCGCGGGGCCCGCTGCCGGGGCTCGACGGTCTCGCCGATCTGGCGGAGGCGGCGCGGACGTCGGGCGCCGAGGTCGAGCTGGCCGTACGGGAGGCACAGGCGCCGCCCGCCGTCGGCGCCGCGGCCTACCGGATCGTGCAGGAGGCCCTGACGAACGCGGTGCGGCACGGCGGTCCCGGGCTCACCGTCCAGGTGCGGATACACACGTCGGACGCGGCGCTGCGGGTGACCGTCACGGACGACGGGACCGCGGCCGTCGCGCCGTCCCGCACGCCCGGATTCGGCCTCGTCGGGATGCGGGAACGGGCCCGGAGCGTGGGCGGCACACTGGAGGCGGGCCCCAGGGAGGGCGGCGGGTTCACGGTGTCGGCCGTGCTGCCGCTGGCCTCTGTAGGGTCTGCGGGGTCTGCCGGGGGAGGGCTTCAATGA
- a CDS encoding MMPL family transporter: MRAEQTTSRRRRAVPWLFLGLWIAVIALAGPFASKLADAQQDRVVDYLPASADSTHVAKLQAQLPGGEATELVLVYHRDGGLTAADRKAAASHIAEIGKAHKLTATPRAVPSKDGTTLMYPVASNEPGQDEKARDALVDDVREVAHDRGGLNVDVGGPGALTTDAGKVYNSLGGPLLYTTAGVVALLLILIYRSPFLWLVPLAVAGMADYLAMGIAYGLHEGFGTSVTGQSSGVMTILVFGAGTDYALLIVSRYREELRRIERPYDAMVAALKGCGPAVLASSGTVALGLFCLLAADLNSSRGMGPLGTVGVLCALLAMLTLLPALLVLLGRRVFWPLVPAFGSEPKQRRSLFSMMGSSAGRRPLTVLAGGAVLLGALALGALNLPGALKQEDSFTKTPDSVTAMETLAKAYPEHGTRPITVMTPADRATDALADIKGTKGVDSAAKGRTGEGWTEFSVVATSAPESAGETATIKALRSDLDGSYVGGASAQQLDLKDTNDRDRLIIVPLVLAAVLLILVVLLRSLVAPLLLLAAVVAVWGASLGIAGLVFEPLFGFEGTDPGLGLLSFVFLVALGVDYGIFLMHRMREESLAGAEPGEAALTALRTTGGVIASAGLVLAATFAVLTSMPLVQLVELGFVIAVGVLLDTFLVRTYLVTSASVALGRKVWWPGNLSRPAPASGAAQKPQRATVS; the protein is encoded by the coding sequence ATGCGGGCCGAACAGACCACCTCACGACGGCGCCGAGCCGTGCCCTGGCTGTTCCTGGGGCTGTGGATCGCCGTCATCGCGCTCGCCGGGCCCTTCGCGTCGAAGCTGGCCGACGCCCAGCAGGACCGCGTCGTCGACTACCTCCCCGCCAGCGCCGACTCCACCCACGTGGCCAAGCTCCAGGCCCAGCTGCCCGGCGGCGAGGCCACCGAACTCGTGCTCGTCTACCACCGCGACGGAGGACTGACCGCCGCCGACCGCAAGGCCGCCGCCTCCCACATCGCCGAGATCGGCAAGGCCCACAAGCTGACCGCCACCCCACGCGCCGTACCGTCCAAGGACGGCACCACGCTGATGTACCCGGTGGCCAGCAACGAGCCCGGACAGGACGAGAAGGCCAGGGACGCACTCGTCGACGACGTGCGCGAAGTCGCCCACGACAGAGGTGGGTTGAACGTCGACGTCGGCGGCCCCGGAGCCCTCACCACCGACGCGGGCAAGGTCTACAACTCGCTCGGCGGGCCGCTGCTCTACACCACCGCAGGCGTGGTCGCGCTGCTCCTGATCCTCATCTACCGCAGCCCGTTCCTGTGGCTCGTGCCGCTCGCCGTGGCGGGCATGGCCGACTACCTGGCGATGGGCATCGCATACGGCCTGCACGAAGGCTTCGGGACGTCCGTCACCGGCCAGAGCAGCGGCGTGATGACGATCCTCGTGTTCGGCGCGGGCACCGACTACGCCCTGCTCATCGTCTCCCGCTACCGCGAGGAACTGCGCAGGATCGAACGGCCCTACGACGCGATGGTCGCCGCGCTCAAGGGCTGCGGACCCGCCGTGCTCGCCTCGTCCGGGACGGTCGCGCTCGGGCTGTTCTGCCTGCTCGCCGCCGACCTCAACAGCAGCCGCGGCATGGGCCCGCTCGGCACGGTCGGCGTGCTGTGCGCGCTCCTCGCGATGCTGACACTGCTGCCCGCGCTCCTGGTCCTGCTCGGACGGCGCGTGTTCTGGCCGCTCGTGCCCGCCTTCGGCAGCGAGCCCAAGCAGCGGCGCAGCCTCTTCTCCATGATGGGGAGTTCGGCGGGCCGCAGGCCCCTCACCGTGCTCGCGGGCGGCGCCGTGCTGCTCGGCGCGCTCGCCCTGGGGGCGCTGAACCTGCCGGGCGCCCTGAAGCAGGAGGACTCCTTCACCAAGACCCCCGACTCCGTCACCGCGATGGAGACCCTCGCCAAGGCCTACCCCGAACACGGCACCCGGCCCATCACCGTGATGACGCCCGCCGACCGGGCCACCGACGCCCTCGCCGACATCAAGGGCACCAAGGGCGTGGACAGCGCCGCCAAGGGACGTACGGGCGAGGGCTGGACGGAGTTCTCCGTCGTCGCGACGTCCGCGCCCGAGTCGGCGGGGGAGACGGCGACGATCAAGGCACTGCGGTCGGACCTCGACGGCTCCTACGTCGGCGGCGCGAGCGCCCAGCAACTCGACCTGAAGGACACGAACGACCGTGACCGCCTGATCATCGTGCCACTGGTCCTCGCGGCGGTCCTGCTGATCCTGGTGGTGCTGCTGAGGTCCCTCGTCGCGCCGTTGCTGCTCCTCGCCGCCGTGGTCGCCGTATGGGGAGCCTCGCTCGGCATCGCGGGCCTGGTCTTCGAGCCGCTCTTCGGCTTCGAGGGCACGGATCCCGGGCTCGGCCTGCTGTCCTTCGTCTTCCTCGTCGCCCTGGGCGTCGACTACGGCATCTTCCTGATGCACCGCATGCGCGAGGAGTCCCTCGCCGGAGCGGAACCGGGGGAGGCGGCGCTGACCGCGCTGCGCACCACGGGCGGCGTCATCGCGTCGGCGGGTCTCGTGCTCGCGGCGACCTTCGCGGTGCTCACCAGCATGCCGCTGGTGCAGCTCGTCGAACTGGGCTTCGTGATCGCGGTCGGGGTGCTCCTCGACACGTTCCTGGTGCGGACGTATCTGGTCACGAGCGCCAGCGTGGCGCTCGGGCGGAAGGTGTGGTGGCCGGGGAACCTCTCACGCCCGGCGCCCGCCTCAGGAGCGGCCCAGAAGCCCCAACGGGCCACCGTGTCCTGA